DNA from Polyangiaceae bacterium:
GCTGGGCAGCCCGACCGCGTCGCGGCATCCGATAGCGCTGCGGAAATCCCCGGCGGAAGCGGCAACATGACGCTGCTGTCCGCGCTCGCCAGCAGCAAGGCGGCCAGCAGCGGCACGCGCACGTTTTCCGAGGCGTACTCCGACATCATCGGGGACTTCGCCACGCGCAGGGCGTCCGCGGCAAGTGAGGGGCAGCTGCGCCAAGACGTGCTGACCCAGGTGCAGACGCTGCAGCAAAGCGAAAGCGGAGTGTCTCTCGACGAAGAAATGGTCTCCCTCACTCGGTACCAGCGCGCCTACGAGGCCGCTGCGAAGGTACTCAGTACCGTCGACGAATTGCTGCGTGAGCTACTCGCGAAGATCGGGTCATGAGAGTCAGCGAAGGTTTGAAGTACGGAATGGTGTCGCGCAACCTGGCGCGGCTGAGCGCCGAGCACGCTGATGCGAGCCAAAAAGCTCTTTCGGGGTCGCGCGTCGCGCGCCCCTCGGACGACCCAGTCGCCGCCGCGGAATTGATCCGCAATCGCTCTGCTCAAGCGCGAGTCGAGGCGCGGCGCGGGACCGTCCGCAACACCCTGGGCGACACGGAGCTGGCCGAGAACGCTCTGGCAGAAGCGTCAGACCTGTTCGTGCGAGCGAAGGAGCTCGCCATGCAGGGCGCCAACGGCAGCCTTTCCGCCGACGAGCGCAGCTCCCTCGCAGAAGGCGTCCGCGCTCTGCGCGAACAACTCGTGACCCTGGGCAATAGCCAGGGCGCGCGGGGCTACCTATTCGCGGGGAGTCAAACCAGCACCCAGCCCTTCGACGCGGCAGGGACCTTCTCGGGTGACGATGCGGACCTCGAGGTCGATCTGGGGGCCGGCGGCCCCACGGTCATCGATCTGGCCGGCGCAGAAGCTTTCACCGTGGCGGGCGGTCGCGACGTGTTCGCGGACCTGACCGCCCTGGAGACCGCCCTGGCGAGCAACAACCAGACGGCAGTAGCGGCCACCTTGGACGGCCTGGACGCGGCTCATGAACAGTTGGTGCAGGCGCGCAGCAAGGTGGGACTGCTGGGTGACAAGCTACGAACCAGCGACGCGCTACTCGAGCAACTCAACGTCGGCCTGGCGCAGCAGGACCAACGCGTCAGTCAAGCCGACCCCTTCGAGTCCTACTCGAGGATGATGACCCTGGGGCAAACCTTGGAACAGGCCGTGACCGTCTCGCGGCAGATCTTGGATCTCAGTGCTCTCAACCGATTCTGATCGCTGTGGCACGGTCGCTGCTTCCTGGGTGACCACATGCTCGTGATCGCGCGACGCAAGGGACAGCGAATCGTCATCGGCGCTGACATCGAGATCATCGTTGCCGATGCGACGCGTCGGCAGGTGAAGATCGGTATCGTCGCCCCGAAGTCCACGCCAATCATGCGTGGAGAAGTCTTCGACGAAATCGAGCGCGCCAATCGCGAAGCGCTGGACATGAGTGCAGACGACGCCCTGGAGCAGCTCGAGCCAGCTGCCTGCGCGCGCGTCGACTCCGGCAAGTAGCGCGACCGAGGCGCGTCACCTCCCTGGCACTGCCCCGCGTCAGCCCCACGACGGTGCGGCCAAAATCCGC
Protein-coding regions in this window:
- a CDS encoding carbon storage regulator; its protein translation is MLVIARRKGQRIVIGADIEIIVADATRRQVKIGIVAPKSTPIMRGEVFDEIERANREALDMSADDALEQLEPAACARVDSGK
- the flgL gene encoding flagellar hook-associated protein FlgL — its product is MRVSEGLKYGMVSRNLARLSAEHADASQKALSGSRVARPSDDPVAAAELIRNRSAQARVEARRGTVRNTLGDTELAENALAEASDLFVRAKELAMQGANGSLSADERSSLAEGVRALREQLVTLGNSQGARGYLFAGSQTSTQPFDAAGTFSGDDADLEVDLGAGGPTVIDLAGAEAFTVAGGRDVFADLTALETALASNNQTAVAATLDGLDAAHEQLVQARSKVGLLGDKLRTSDALLEQLNVGLAQQDQRVSQADPFESYSRMMTLGQTLEQAVTVSRQILDLSALNRF